Proteins from a single region of Abyssalbus ytuae:
- a CDS encoding LptF/LptG family permease, whose product MKIIDWYILKRYLITFFVMILMFVPIGILINLAEKIDKMKEREAPLDEILIYYLDFTFYFANLLFPIFLFLSIIWFTSKLANNSEVIAVLSSGISFMRFLRPYIIGATIIAIIAFVMGMFIVPAASKGYNEFNYKYLSRKKVIQTENIFNQLDDNDFIYVSSFEPKSKIGYDFTYEHFEDNKLKWKIFARNIRWVEKDSIYRLSSYTKRIVGEKNDIIESERRFDTIFSFKIEDLSPVSYVAETKNLFELNEFIKNEQRKGSPNIKRFMVVKYKRWALPVTAFILTIIAVAVSSKKRRGGMGVNLAVGVTLAFLYIFFDKVFGTLAQQTGFSPLMSVILPNLFFGVLALYLLNNAKR is encoded by the coding sequence ATGAAAATAATAGATTGGTACATACTTAAAAGATATTTAATTACATTTTTTGTAATGATTCTTATGTTTGTGCCAATAGGGATACTCATTAACCTGGCAGAAAAGATAGATAAAATGAAAGAGCGTGAAGCCCCGCTTGACGAAATTCTTATATACTATCTTGATTTTACTTTTTATTTTGCAAACTTGCTCTTTCCCATATTTCTGTTTTTATCAATTATCTGGTTTACCTCTAAACTGGCAAACAATTCTGAGGTAATAGCTGTGTTAAGTTCGGGCATATCATTCATGAGGTTTTTAAGGCCTTATATTATCGGGGCCACCATTATAGCCATTATAGCATTTGTAATGGGAATGTTTATTGTGCCTGCAGCAAGCAAAGGTTACAATGAATTTAATTACAAATATTTAAGTCGGAAAAAGGTAATACAAACCGAAAACATTTTTAATCAGCTGGATGATAACGACTTTATTTATGTAAGCAGTTTTGAACCAAAAAGTAAAATAGGTTATGACTTTACCTACGAGCATTTTGAAGACAATAAGTTAAAATGGAAAATATTTGCCCGGAATATACGGTGGGTAGAAAAAGACAGTATTTACAGATTATCATCTTATACCAAAAGAATAGTAGGAGAAAAAAACGATATCATTGAAAGCGAGCGAAGGTTTGATACCATTTTCAGTTTTAAGATAGAAGATTTATCGCCTGTTTCATATGTGGCAGAAACCAAGAATTTGTTTGAACTTAATGAGTTTATTAAAAACGAACAACGCAAGGGCTCTCCCAACATAAAAAGATTTATGGTTGTTAAGTATAAGCGTTGGGCATTGCCGGTAACAGCATTTATTTTAACAATTATAGCAGTTGCCGTATCTTCAAAAAAGCGCAGGGGAGGAATGGGAGTAAACCTGGCAGTAGGGGTTACTTTAGCATTTTTATACATTTTCTTTGATAAAGTATTTGGTACATTAGCACAACAAACAGGTTTTTCCCCGTTGATGTCGGTTATATTGCCAAATCTGTTTTTTGGAGTATTGGCGCTTTATCTTTTAAACAATGCTAAACGATAA
- a CDS encoding acetyl-CoA carboxylase carboxyltransferase subunit alpha, whose amino-acid sequence MEYLDFELPIKELEEQLSKCEVIGKQSDVDVTDTCKQIEKKLIQTKKDIYKNLTAWQKVQLSRHPSRPYTLDYINALCKDTFLELHGDRNVKDDKAMIGGLGKIDNQSFMFIGQQKGYNTKTRQYRNFGMANPEGYRKALRLMRMAEKFGIPIISFVDTPGAYPGIEAEERGQGEAIARNIFEMSRLKVPVIVIVIGEGASGGALGIGVGDRVLMLENTWYSVISPESCSSILWRSWEYKEQAADALKLTATDMKKLQLIDDIIKEPLGGAHFDRETTYKTVKNTILGVYDELKKLSPKDLVEKRMEKYFNMGVYKD is encoded by the coding sequence ATGGAATATTTAGATTTTGAGTTGCCAATTAAAGAGCTTGAAGAACAATTAAGTAAATGTGAAGTTATAGGAAAACAAAGTGACGTAGATGTTACCGACACCTGTAAGCAAATTGAGAAAAAGCTTATTCAAACCAAAAAAGATATTTATAAAAACTTAACTGCCTGGCAAAAGGTCCAGCTTTCAAGGCATCCTTCAAGACCCTATACATTAGACTATATTAATGCTTTATGCAAAGATACTTTTCTGGAGCTTCACGGAGACAGAAACGTAAAAGATGATAAGGCTATGATTGGAGGTTTAGGGAAGATTGACAATCAAAGTTTTATGTTTATTGGTCAGCAAAAAGGATATAATACCAAAACAAGGCAGTATCGTAATTTTGGAATGGCCAATCCCGAAGGTTACAGAAAAGCTTTAAGATTAATGAGGATGGCCGAAAAATTCGGCATTCCAATCATATCATTCGTTGATACTCCTGGTGCCTATCCCGGTATCGAAGCCGAAGAACGCGGGCAGGGTGAAGCGATAGCACGGAACATTTTTGAAATGTCCAGGTTAAAAGTGCCGGTAATAGTTATTGTAATTGGAGAAGGTGCTTCAGGCGGGGCACTGGGCATAGGAGTTGGAGATAGAGTTTTAATGCTTGAAAATACATGGTATTCTGTTATTTCTCCCGAATCCTGTTCTTCCATTCTCTGGAGAAGCTGGGAATACAAAGAACAGGCAGCAGATGCTCTTAAGCTGACAGCTACCGATATGAAAAAATTACAACTTATAGATGACATTATAAAAGAACCCTTAGGAGGCGCCCATTTTGACAGGGAAACTACTTACAAAACAGTAAAGAATACAATTTTAGGTGTATATGACGAACTTAAAAAGTTATCACCAAAAGATTTAGTAGAAAAAAGAATGGAAAAATATTTTAACATGGGGGTATATAAAGATTAA
- a CDS encoding asparagine synthetase B, translating into MASGSAMASYILIPMDAEGQKNHLKAYGITYWVLNNHEKVKWLLNYRGGSFLLPDSEEIRKECQIRGVSYELLSDTRAQNILDEISSPSKNQDAVVLEKAPKIAVYSPKGNQPWDDAVTLVLTFAEIPYDVIYDEEVLANELLLYDWLHLHHEDFTGQYGKFYGAYRTAPWYIKGKIEAEELARKLGFDKVSDEKLAVALKIRDYVVGGGFMFAMCSATDSFDIALSAEGVDICEPMFDGDPSSPNYQSKIDFSKTFAFKDFILERNPSTYEFSSIDMTMKRRIQKETDYFTLMDFSAKWDPVPTMLCQNHTALVKGFMGQTTSYDPTLIKPTVLVLGENKVNSEARYIHGIKGQGFFTFYGGHDPEDYQHRVGDPKTELELHPNSPGYRLILNNVLFPAAKKKKQKT; encoded by the coding sequence ATGGCTTCCGGCTCTGCAATGGCTTCGTATATTTTAATTCCCATGGATGCCGAAGGCCAGAAAAATCATTTAAAAGCCTATGGTATTACGTATTGGGTATTAAACAACCATGAAAAAGTTAAATGGCTTTTAAATTACAGGGGAGGATCGTTTTTACTTCCTGATTCTGAAGAAATAAGAAAAGAATGCCAGATAAGGGGTGTATCTTACGAACTTTTATCCGATACCAGGGCTCAGAATATATTAGATGAAATAAGCAGCCCCTCCAAAAATCAGGATGCGGTAGTATTGGAAAAGGCTCCTAAAATAGCAGTATATTCCCCAAAGGGCAATCAGCCTTGGGACGATGCCGTAACCCTGGTGCTCACCTTTGCCGAAATTCCTTATGATGTAATTTATGATGAAGAAGTACTGGCCAATGAACTTTTATTGTATGACTGGCTTCATTTACACCACGAAGATTTTACAGGGCAATACGGTAAATTTTACGGTGCTTACCGCACAGCACCCTGGTATATTAAAGGTAAAATAGAAGCCGAGGAACTGGCACGAAAACTGGGGTTTGATAAAGTTTCCGATGAGAAATTGGCAGTAGCCCTTAAAATTAGAGACTATGTAGTGGGAGGCGGTTTTATGTTTGCCATGTGTTCGGCCACCGACAGTTTTGATATTGCACTCTCGGCCGAAGGGGTAGATATTTGCGAACCCATGTTTGACGGCGATCCCTCTTCACCCAACTATCAGTCTAAAATAGATTTTTCCAAAACATTTGCTTTTAAAGATTTTATTCTTGAAAGAAATCCGAGCACCTATGAATTTTCGTCTATTGATATGACCATGAAAAGAAGAATTCAGAAAGAAACAGATTATTTCACTTTGATGGATTTTTCAGCCAAATGGGATCCTGTGCCCACCATGTTATGTCAAAACCATACCGCTTTGGTGAAAGGTTTTATGGGGCAAACCACTTCTTATGATCCCACCCTTATAAAACCCACAGTTTTGGTATTGGGAGAAAATAAAGTAAATAGTGAAGCCAGGTATATACATGGAATTAAAGGACAGGGCTTTTTCACATTTTACGGAGGGCACGACCCCGAAGATTACCAGCACAGGGTAGGAGACCCCAAAACCGAGCTGGAGTTACACCCTAACTCCCCCGGCTACAGGCTTATTTTAAACAATGTGTTGTTTCCAGCTGCCAAAAAGAAAAAACAAAAAACTTAA
- a CDS encoding transketolase, which translates to MSNIQQLNDLATQVRRDILRMVHKVNSGHPGGSLGCTEFFVALYNEIMDLKEGFDMDGTGEDLFFLSNGHISPVYYSILARKGYFPIEELNTFRLIDSRLQGHPTTHEGLPGIRISSGSLGQGMSVAIGAAQAKKLNNDNHLVYSLHGDGELQEGQNWEAIMYAAAKNVDNLIATIDYNGQQIDGPTDQVLYMGDLKAKFEAFGWDVIEIKHGNDLETIIKGLNEAKSRTGKRKPVCILLHTVMGHGVDFMMHTHAWHGKAPNDEQLEKALSQNPETLGDY; encoded by the coding sequence ATGTCAAACATTCAACAATTAAATGACTTAGCTACTCAGGTTCGCAGGGATATTTTGCGAATGGTTCACAAAGTTAATTCCGGCCATCCTGGCGGGTCATTGGGCTGTACAGAATTTTTTGTTGCCCTTTATAATGAAATAATGGATTTAAAAGAAGGTTTTGATATGGACGGTACAGGCGAAGATTTGTTCTTCCTTTCCAATGGCCATATCTCCCCTGTTTATTACAGTATTTTAGCAAGAAAAGGATACTTTCCTATAGAAGAGTTAAACACATTCAGATTAATCGATTCCCGCTTACAAGGCCATCCTACCACTCATGAAGGATTACCGGGAATCAGAATTTCATCCGGTTCACTTGGGCAAGGTATGTCAGTAGCCATAGGAGCTGCCCAGGCTAAAAAGTTGAATAACGACAACCATTTGGTTTACAGTTTGCATGGAGATGGAGAATTACAGGAAGGACAAAACTGGGAAGCCATTATGTATGCTGCTGCTAAAAATGTAGATAATTTAATTGCTACAATCGATTATAACGGCCAGCAAATAGACGGCCCTACTGATCAGGTGCTTTACATGGGCGACCTGAAAGCAAAGTTTGAAGCCTTTGGCTGGGATGTAATAGAAATAAAACATGGTAATGATCTTGAAACCATTATTAAAGGATTAAATGAAGCTAAAAGCAGAACCGGTAAAAGAAAACCTGTATGTATATTATTACATACCGTAATGGGACACGGAGTAGATTTTATGATGCATACTCATGCATGGCATGGTAAAGCTCCTAACGATGAACAGTTAGAAAAGGCTTTATCACAAAATCCTGAAACCCTTGGAGATTATTAA
- a CDS encoding DMT family transporter, with protein MLNDKLKNYLHLHFIIFIWGFTAILGALISVDAVSLVWYRILLAVIFLYAYIIIKKFSLHVPKQVLLGMVVTGIIIALHWITFFMAIKVSNVSVTLATISTAALFTSILEPIWYKRKMIWYEVMFGLIVVVGLYVIFDVDKAYVTGIILALISAFLASVFSLINGKYVKKYRASVISFYELISGFIFITVYFLFTGQFNARFFSLLPSDWLYLILLASVCTTYAFIAGVHVMKHLTPYTVMLTVNLEPVYGIILAFFILGDEEKMSPQFYFGALIILSVVIINGILKNSLKKKSSSGLLNS; from the coding sequence ATGCTAAACGATAAATTAAAAAACTATCTCCATTTACATTTTATAATTTTTATATGGGGGTTTACAGCTATTCTGGGTGCCTTAATTAGTGTAGATGCTGTCTCGTTGGTATGGTACAGAATTTTATTGGCCGTAATTTTTTTATATGCATATATTATAATAAAAAAGTTTTCCTTACATGTCCCCAAACAGGTTTTATTGGGTATGGTGGTCACCGGTATTATAATTGCTTTGCATTGGATTACATTTTTTATGGCAATAAAAGTATCCAACGTATCGGTTACCCTTGCTACCATATCTACTGCTGCCCTGTTTACATCAATACTGGAACCCATATGGTATAAAAGAAAGATGATATGGTACGAAGTAATGTTCGGACTTATAGTAGTTGTTGGTTTATATGTTATTTTTGATGTGGACAAAGCCTATGTAACCGGTATAATATTAGCATTAATCTCAGCCTTTTTAGCCTCGGTTTTTTCATTGATTAATGGAAAGTATGTGAAAAAATACAGAGCATCGGTAATATCTTTTTATGAGCTTATAAGCGGATTTATTTTTATAACCGTTTATTTTTTATTTACAGGTCAATTTAATGCCCGTTTCTTTTCCCTCTTACCCTCAGATTGGTTGTATTTAATCCTTTTGGCATCCGTATGTACAACGTATGCTTTTATTGCGGGAGTACATGTTATGAAACATTTAACTCCCTACACCGTAATGCTTACAGTAAACCTGGAACCGGTGTACGGAATTATACTTGCCTTTTTTATTTTGGGAGATGAGGAAAAGATGAGTCCCCAGTTTTATTTTGGAGCTCTTATCATTCTGTCAGTAGTAATTATTAATGGTATTTTAAAAAATTCTCTTAAAAAGAAAAGCTCTTCAGGGCTGCTTAATTCATAA
- the dnaB gene encoding replicative DNA helicase, with protein sequence MNNINQLPEIKLDKSSIIQLERGKIPPQALDLEEAVLGAMMIDKKGVDEVIDILHPDVFYKDAHRYIYEAVVQLFETSEPVDLLTVSSQLKKNQKLDLVGGDFYLIQLTKKVSSSAHIEFHARIILQKYIQRSLIKISSEIIEEAYDESTDVFDLLDNAEAKLYEVTQGNIKKSSETAQSLVMQAKKKIEEISNKEGLSGIPSGFDKLDKLTSGWQPSDLIIVAARPGMGKTALTLSMARNIAVNSNTPVAFFSLEMSSVQLITRLISSETGLSSEKLRTGKLEKHEWEQLNVKVKSLESAPLYIDDTPSLSIFDLRAKARRLASQHGIRLIVIDYLQLMTAGGSQKGGNREQEISTISRNLKALAKELDVPVIALSQLSRAVETRGGSKRPLLSDLRESGAIEQDADIVSFIYRPEYYKIEEWDDEERTPTAGQAEFIVAKHRNGGLDNIRLKFVGHLGKFDNLDDFDSPFEFQSKMNSGEDPFSITDLPSANEAFGSSMNDDFNPDADENDVPF encoded by the coding sequence ATGAATAATATAAATCAATTGCCTGAAATTAAATTAGATAAATCTAGCATTATTCAACTGGAAAGGGGTAAAATACCTCCGCAAGCCCTTGATTTAGAGGAAGCTGTGTTGGGTGCAATGATGATTGACAAAAAAGGAGTGGACGAAGTTATAGATATTTTGCACCCGGATGTATTTTATAAAGATGCTCACAGGTATATTTATGAAGCGGTAGTGCAATTGTTTGAAACTTCCGAACCGGTAGACTTATTAACAGTTTCATCCCAATTAAAGAAAAATCAGAAGTTAGATTTAGTAGGAGGTGATTTTTATCTTATTCAATTAACCAAAAAAGTATCTTCTTCTGCCCATATTGAATTTCATGCAAGGATAATTCTCCAAAAATATATTCAAAGAAGCCTTATAAAAATATCGAGTGAAATCATAGAAGAAGCATACGATGAATCAACCGATGTTTTTGACCTTTTGGATAATGCCGAAGCAAAACTTTATGAGGTTACCCAGGGAAATATTAAAAAGTCTTCCGAAACAGCACAAAGCCTCGTTATGCAGGCAAAGAAAAAAATTGAGGAAATTTCCAATAAAGAAGGCTTAAGCGGTATACCGTCCGGTTTTGACAAACTCGATAAATTAACTTCAGGATGGCAACCCAGTGATTTAATAATTGTAGCAGCAAGGCCCGGTATGGGTAAAACGGCACTCACCCTTTCCATGGCCAGGAATATTGCCGTAAATTCAAATACACCTGTTGCATTTTTTTCACTCGAAATGTCTTCAGTACAATTAATAACCAGGCTTATATCATCAGAAACAGGGCTTTCATCTGAAAAATTAAGAACAGGTAAGTTAGAAAAACACGAATGGGAGCAACTCAATGTAAAGGTAAAAAGCCTGGAGAGTGCACCCTTGTATATAGATGATACCCCGTCACTTTCTATTTTTGACCTTCGGGCCAAGGCAAGGCGTCTTGCTTCACAACATGGTATAAGACTTATAGTTATAGATTACCTACAGTTAATGACGGCAGGAGGCAGCCAGAAAGGCGGTAACAGGGAACAGGAAATATCCACCATATCTCGTAACTTAAAAGCACTCGCAAAAGAACTCGATGTTCCTGTTATAGCGTTATCGCAATTATCACGGGCGGTTGAAACCAGGGGAGGCAGTAAAAGACCTTTACTTTCCGACCTGAGGGAATCCGGGGCTATTGAGCAGGATGCCGATATTGTTTCATTTATTTACCGGCCCGAATATTATAAAATTGAAGAGTGGGATGACGAAGAAAGAACCCCCACCGCCGGGCAGGCAGAATTTATTGTAGCAAAACACCGGAACGGGGGATTAGATAATATTAGGTTAAAATTTGTTGGCCATCTGGGTAAATTTGATAACTTAGATGACTTTGATTCTCCTTTTGAATTTCAGTCAAAAATGAATTCCGGAGAGGATCCGTTCAGTATAACCGACCTTCCAAGTGCCAATGAAGCCTTCGGAAGTTCCATGAATGACGATTTTAATCCTGATGCCGATGAAAACGATGTGCCATTCTAA
- the tgt gene encoding tRNA guanosine(34) transglycosylase Tgt: MKFELKSTDGLSKARAGLITTGHGKIETPIFMPVGTVASVKGVHQRELKEDINPDIILGNTYHLYLRPKTDILEKAGGLHKFMNWDRNILTDSGGYQVYSLSANRKIKEEGVKFKSHIDGSYHFFTPENVMEIQRLIGADIMMAFDECTPYPCDYNYAKRSMHMTHRWLDRCVQHFNKVPPKYGYDQALFPIVQGSTYKDLRIQSAEYIAGVGAEGNAIGGLSVGEPAEEMYAMTELVCGILPQDKPRYLMGVGTPINILENIALGVDMFDCVMPTRNARNGMLFTAHGVINIKNKKWEDDFSPIDEMGITYVDTYYTKAYLRHLFAANEYLGKQIASIHNLGFYLWLVREARKHILAGDFSEWKNKMVKQMDNRL, encoded by the coding sequence ATGAAGTTTGAGTTAAAATCTACAGACGGGTTAAGTAAAGCAAGGGCAGGATTAATTACTACAGGCCATGGTAAAATAGAAACTCCCATATTTATGCCGGTAGGAACGGTGGCGTCAGTTAAGGGAGTTCATCAAAGAGAATTGAAAGAAGACATCAATCCGGATATTATTCTCGGTAACACTTACCATTTATACTTGAGGCCTAAAACCGATATACTGGAGAAGGCGGGAGGGTTGCATAAATTTATGAACTGGGACAGGAATATTTTAACTGACAGTGGGGGGTACCAGGTTTATTCATTATCTGCCAACAGGAAAATAAAGGAAGAAGGCGTAAAGTTTAAAAGCCATATAGACGGGTCCTATCATTTTTTCACACCCGAAAATGTAATGGAAATACAACGTTTAATCGGAGCCGATATAATGATGGCTTTTGACGAGTGTACTCCTTATCCCTGTGACTATAACTATGCAAAACGCTCAATGCACATGACCCACAGGTGGTTAGACAGGTGTGTGCAGCACTTTAACAAGGTGCCGCCAAAATATGGTTATGACCAGGCATTATTTCCTATAGTACAGGGATCTACCTATAAAGACTTAAGAATACAATCAGCCGAATATATCGCTGGTGTGGGAGCTGAGGGAAATGCAATCGGTGGCCTTTCCGTAGGCGAACCTGCCGAAGAGATGTATGCAATGACAGAGTTGGTTTGCGGAATACTTCCGCAGGATAAACCACGCTATTTAATGGGAGTGGGGACACCTATCAATATTTTAGAAAATATAGCGTTAGGAGTTGATATGTTTGATTGTGTAATGCCTACCCGAAATGCCAGAAACGGTATGTTGTTTACTGCACACGGTGTTATAAATATTAAAAATAAAAAGTGGGAAGATGATTTTTCTCCTATAGATGAAATGGGAATTACCTATGTAGATACTTACTACACGAAAGCTTATTTAAGACATTTGTTTGCTGCCAATGAATATTTAGGAAAACAAATAGCATCTATACATAATTTAGGCTTTTATTTGTGGTTGGTTCGTGAGGCCAGAAAGCATATCTTAGCGGGAGATTTTTCCGAATGGAAAAATAAGATGGTTAAACAAATGGATAACAGACTTTAG